One window of Trifolium pratense cultivar HEN17-A07 linkage group LG5, ARS_RC_1.1, whole genome shotgun sequence genomic DNA carries:
- the LOC123883369 gene encoding 26S proteasome regulatory subunit 7 translates to MAIDNEELKDEKNPRPLDEDDIALLKTYGLGPYSTGIKKVEKEIKDMAKKVNDLCGIKESDTGLAAPSQWDLVSDKQMMQEEQPLQVARCTKIINPNSEDAKYVINVKQIAKFVVGLGDKVSPTDIEEGMRVGVDRNKYQIQIPLPPKIDPSVTMMTVEEKPDVTYNDVGGCKEQIEKMREVVELPMLHPEKFVKLGIDPPKGVLCYGPPGTGKTLLARAVANRTDACFIRVIGSELVQKYVGEGARMVRELFQMARSKKACIVFFDEVDAIGGARFDDGVGGDNEVQRTMLEIVNQLDGFDARGNIKVLMATNRPDTLDPALLRPGRLDRKVEFGLPDLESRTQIFKIHTRTMNCERDIRFELLARLCPNSTGADIRSVCTEAGMYAIRARRKTVTEKDFLDAVNKVIKGYQKFSATPKYMVYN, encoded by the exons ATGGCGATCGATAATGAAGAATTGAAGGACGAAAAGAATCCTCGCCCACTCGACGAGGATGACATCGCTCTTCTTAAAACCTAT GGTTTGGGACCTTATTCCACAGGCATAAAAAAAGTGGAGAAGGAAATCAAAGATATGGCAAAGAAAGTGAATGACTTATGTG GTATCAAGGAGTCTGATACTGGTTTAGCGGCACCAAGTCAGTGGGATCTTGTTTCTGATAAGCAGATGATGCAGGAGGAGCAGCCTCTTCAG GTTGCAAGATgcacaaaaattataaatccaAACTCCGAGGATGCCAAATATGTTATCAATGTGAAGCAAATTGCTAAG TTTGTTGTTGGGCTCGGAGACAAGGTTTCCCCCACAGACATAGAGGAAGGAATGCGTGTTGG TGTTGATAGAAACAAATATCAGATTCAGATTCCTTTGCCTCCAAAAATTGATCCAAGTGTTACAATGATGACAGTTGAAGAGAAACCAGATGTGACATATAATGATGTTGGTGGTTGTAAGGAACAGATTGAAAAGATGCGTGAA GTTGTTGAACTTCCCATGCTTCATCCAGAGAAATTTGTCAAGCTTGGAATTGATCCTCCAAAGGGCGTGCTTTGTTATGGTCCACCAGGAACTGGCAAAACACTTCTAGCCAGGGCTGTTGCTAATAGAACTGATGCCTGTTTTATTAGGGTCATTGGAAGTGAACTAGTTCAGAAATATGTTGGTGAGGGAGCTCGGATGGTTCGTGAACTATTTCAG ATGGCTCGTTCAAAGAAGGCATGCATTGTGTTTTTTGATGAAGTGGATGCAATTGGAGGTGCACGATTTGATGATGGTGTTGGTGGTGATAATGAGGTTCAGCGAACTATGCTTGAAATTGTGAATCAGCTTGATGGGTTTGATGCTCGAGGAAACATCAAAGTTTTGATGGCAACAAACAG GCCCGACACTCTGGACCCAGCACTATTACGACCTGGACGATTGGATCGTAAAGTTGAATTTGGCCTTCCTGATTTAGAGAGTAGGACACAGATATTCAAGATTCACACAAGAACCATGAACTGTGAAAGGGATATTCGTTTTGAACTTCTAGCTCGGCTTTGCCCAAACTCTACCG GAGCTGATATAAGGAGTGTATGCACAGAAGCTGGTATGTATGCTATCCGCGCCCGAAGGAAGACTGTAACAGAGAAAGACTTCCTTGATGCAGTGAATAAAGTCATCAAAGGGTACCAGAAGTTCAGTGCCACTCCCAAATATATGGTCTAcaattga